Within the Nitrospiraceae bacterium genome, the region TTACTCGAAAATGTTATGACAGGATATCACAGCAAGGTCAAATATTCTGTGTTTGATACAATACTTAGAACTCCTCGATATTGGAAACACGAAGCCTCATGCATAAAAAATGCTGAATCAGAGCTTGAGTTTATCGGGATGCTCGAAGAAAAAGACATGTCTGCAGATGAACTTTCATTCGGAAAACAAAGGCTTCTGGAGATAGCAAGGGCAATAGCATCAAAACCAATCCTGCTTCTTCTGGATGAACCTGCAGCAGGACTCAACATAAGAGAAACACATCATCTGGGCGAGATGATAAAACAGATAAGAGACAGATACAACATAACGATAGTTCTTGTAGAACATGACATGGATCTGGTTATGCGCATAAGCGACAGGATAACGGCACTTAATTTCGGAGAGGTCATTGCTGAAGGCACTCCGATTGAGATACAGAAAAATCAGGATGTGATAACAGCGTATCTTGGAGTTGATGAATAACAGATGCTGACTTTAAAAAATATAGATGTATTTTACGGAAAGATACATGCTGTAAAACATGCGTCGCTTCATGTCAGAAAAGGCGAAATAGTCACTCTGATAGGAGGCAACGGCGCAGGCAAGACCACCCTGCTCTGCACAATATCAGGATTGATAAGGTCAAACAACGGCAGCATAATATATGAAGGAGTTGATATTTCCAGATGCAGTCCTGACAGGGTAGTCAGCATGGGCATATCTCATGTGCCTGAAGGAAGACTTGTGTTCAAACCTTTAAGCATTGAAGACAATCTCACACTCGGAGCATTTCACAGGCATTCATACAAAAAAAATGCCGAGATAAAAAACGACATCGAGAAAATATATTCTATATTCCCCGTATTAAAAGAAAGAAGAAAGCAGCATGCAGGCACACTCTCGGGAGGGGAACAGCAGATGCTCGCTATCGGCCGAGCTTTGATGGCAAAACCAAAACTGCTTTTGCTCGATGAACCGAGCATGGGACTTGCGCCTTTTGTCATCAAAGAAATATTCAGGCATATAGTTGAACTGCGCGATAAATTCGGGCTGACCGTGCTGCTGATAGAACAGAATGCAAGAAGCGCTCTAAAAAT harbors:
- a CDS encoding ABC transporter ATP-binding protein, which encodes MLTLKNIDVFYGKIHAVKHASLHVRKGEIVTLIGGNGAGKTTLLCTISGLIRSNNGSIIYEGVDISRCSPDRVVSMGISHVPEGRLVFKPLSIEDNLTLGAFHRHSYKKNAEIKNDIEKIYSIFPVLKERRKQHAGTLSGGEQQMLAIGRALMAKPKLLLLDEPSMGLAPFVIKEIFRHIVELRDKFGLTVLLIEQNARSALKIADSGYVIETGRIVLQGAAEDLLSNKDVQRAYLGRDLDSEIKM
- a CDS encoding ABC transporter ATP-binding protein, coding for MQKNNNILDCKNISVRFGGVQALNNIDFSAREKNITAIIGPNGAGKTTLLNVISGFIKPDKGLIEFTGNDITCIPSHDRGKKGIARTFQNVEIFSNMSLLENVMTGYHSKVKYSVFDTILRTPRYWKHEASCIKNAESELEFIGMLEEKDMSADELSFGKQRLLEIARAIASKPILLLLDEPAAGLNIRETHHLGEMIKQIRDRYNITIVLVEHDMDLVMRISDRITALNFGEVIAEGTPIEIQKNQDVITAYLGVDE